DNA from Solenopsis invicta isolate M01_SB chromosome 4, UNIL_Sinv_3.0, whole genome shotgun sequence:
TGCACTGAATTTTTCTGTCTATCCTTTTATATTGTACTTTTAAATTAGTCTTGTTTTTTTTCAGAAGCTAAGCTATTAAGcatttatttgtaacttttgtACTAGCTATCATGCTATATAGATCTATctgtttttaaataactattctctacattcttatttatatatttagactaataaatttattttttagaaacttttcaGACAACACAAAATTAGAAACTGGGTCATAGGACGTCTTCAAAACGTTTTTAAAGacttatttttagaaatgtatttttaaaaatcttcaagATATCTTATGACTTCATTTGACTGTTATTTGCGTTTTCTCAATGTATAAACAAGATCAAAAGTCAAAAATCacctacatacatacatacatacatacatacaaagtGCAATAATCTTACTATTTATCATTACTGAATATCGTTAGATAGTACAATAACATCTGGCACATAGGAATACTATTAAATTGAGAGCAAATTATCTATTAGTTCATATCTTTCTTCCCCACTTCTTGTTGTAATGCGTGACTTGTTAAATCGACTTAAAAACTCGATTAGACTCGCGTAGCGTCCACTTAGTACCCTTGTTCTGTTCAAGTCATGTCTCCGttcttaattgtaatattaacgtTTCTTTTGGTGTATAAACTATATAGATTTGTTTACGATAAACCACCTAATGCACCTCCAGGTAAGCCAAgttagatttatataaattgttattgttttaattttgacttttaaTCTACATTCTAAAACATTAAATCATTGCGctgcttttattattatttacccATTACTTTCTAACTCAAAATACTCTCTAactcaaattataaaaatttttatattttattgtatattatattgcatattttatatatatatatatatatatatatatatatatatatatatatatatatatacatacacatacatacatacatacatacatatatacagggtgtttaatATACACACACAGGGTGTTTTTTTGTAAGTCGatcaattagaatatttttatttttaatcatacgaaaaaatatcaaaagaagAATAGTTCGTTTCAAAAAGGCACATATAATAATAAGCAAAAAGATTTTttcgaagtttttttttttttaagatttcaaggtcattaagaaaaattgttaacatatttttaCTAATGTAGTAATGtagttcataaaaaaaaaacaattcaagcatataaaatatgttgacTTTGAGATGATCTCaaacttaaaaaatcatatttgtaTAAAAGAAAACTGAATCACTTAAACgcgttttcaatatttattttatttcaaaaaatgttcaaaataattaacttttatgcATTTTCGAATACAACGAATAAATGATTGTCTCACACTTTCAATAAGTTGCTATAAATGCTTTGAAAAAACTTGGTAAATAGCTGtgaacatttgtaaaaatattttcaaccaAGGACATGCatcgattaaataaatattgcaaatgcgtttagttaattcaatttttttcctatataaatatatgtttttttatgtttaaggtCAAGGAAAACAAGACATTTTGCCCCTGCAAAAcaaactattcttttttttcgtatttttttgtttcattagaaacattagagatattctAATTGAGTTACAAAAAAcactatgtatacatatatgtttatatatacattcttGATTAATGAATATTTCTGTAGCTTACATAAAGATTAATCTATTTTAAGATTGTAACGttaatcacattttatttacGACTTTTCTGAGATAGGCATTATCAGAATTCCGATAGGAGGATCTTACTGGATGTTGTTATGGGGAAATTATAAGTTTCCACATATGACAATCGACTATTATGTAAAGAAACTGAAGTCAAAGATTATCAGTTGCTATTTTGGTGATCAGTTTGTAGTAATAGCAAATGATTATGAAAGCATAAAACAAGTACTTGCGCGGGAAGAATTCGATGGGCGAGTTACCGCGCCTTTCTTACTGGATCGATCTTTCGGAAAAGATTTAGGTaatgaaaaatacaattacTTAGTTATTTTTCGGTGTATATAATTCGCCTGTGTGAAGAGCAGCATCTTGTGACATTCTTTGAGATTGAAAGCATTTATGTGTTAATTATAacgaaaataatgaatttcttttatgataaaagtggtaaataattattacaaaactaCACGTAGGTATATTTTTTATCGATGGTCCGAAATGGCACGAACAGAGGAGATTTGCTCTCCGTCATATGCGCGACTTTGGATTCGGTCGACGCCAGGAAAAGCTCGAGAGCGAGATCATGGATGAGATGTCTTTACTCCTTGACATCATGAAGAACGGACCTATTTATGATGAAGAGAAGGTACAGCCATCGAGTAAAGTATAATAATCCTTCAAtgaagaaaacaagaaaaacaGATAAACAgaaattgtgttatttatagCAAATACTGAAGGGCAACTTGGCGCTCTTTCCAGATATTTTGTATGCGTCATCAGGTAACAATATATGGAACGTTATGTTCGGTCACAGATTTGACAGAAGTGAACATGATGTACCTCGACGTTTATGTCGTGCGGCTGTGATGTTTCAACGAGCAAACGATACAACTGGTGGTGCCATTCTTCAACGAccattcttaaaatatttcggTAATATGTTTGGCTACAAAAATCATATGAAGGCAAGCAACATAATGGAAGATATTGTTAAGGTAAGTCGTATCAATTGTAATCAAAACTCACGCAACGGATTAAATTTCAATTGTcgaatgtatatacatgtacattcaaattattatacatcattatgtatatgttttcaaattctcaattatttattgagaatttaaatttcattttttataatacgatTTTTCAAACTAAACAATTCAGTGAACGAATTCTTTtcttaatacataaaattttaaatttactcaTTTTATATCAACGCTAAGTCTTGCatcgatttaaatttaataagtataacaACTCCAAGTTTTAATCGAATTAATAAACatggaatatataaatataaaataaaaagtcaaacgtcttagttaaaaaaaaaaaatacgattatGTTTTATTCCGTAGAAATATTTGGAGCATCAGAAAGCCTCTGTCAGTGAGAATGATGACCGGGGATTCATCGAtagatatttaaagaaattaaacgaAGAAGATAAGACGGATAATTTCACAGAAGAACAATTGATCGTTTTGTTAATTGATATAATGTTTCCAGCTTTCTCTGCGCTACCAGGCGTTATCACTCATATTATCAAGTATTTGGTGCATCATCCCAGGGTTATGGAAAAAGTGAGAAACGAGATAGATAATGTTGTTGGAACTGGACGACTGGCTACATGGGAAGATAGAAAACAGTGAGTTACTGTACAGTGAGAGAAAGAACAATTACTCTTtgattatatatcaataaataacaAGAACGAGAATAGCAACGCTAATATATTAAGTATCTTACCAGTAGATATATAGATTATCGCAAATTAATGTTTcgcaatttgtaaaataaaaataaatatatattctatattgtGAATTGTTAtcctctataattttataaaattattaatttttcgattcttaaaaaaacatatttattggTATTGTATGAATTTATCACTGCATATATgactttaccatttttcatgtTAGTAAAAAGGAAGATATTTCACAAAACACAATGTAATTTActcattaaaattaacaataagaactttttttaaatgtgaagataataaaaattatatgctttgcattaaattacaaaaaaaaagatatcgcagatatattatatgtttgcAGCATCGATTCAGTTTATCTTtcctttatataaaaagttcgaattaattatctttattagATAAGAAGcattactatatttttaaatattaggaTGGATTCCATTTCAATTACACTGCAATAAAGATATCCAATATAATTACCTAAAATATTCTCATTTTGTTTCAGTTTACCTTATTTAGAGGCGACAATACGAGAAACGATGAGAATCGAAACGGTTACGCCTCTCAGTTTAGCTCACAGAAGCGTTAAAAAGATCACATTAGGAGGTTACGAGATACCAGCAAATACAGCGATTTTCACTAACTTGGCAGCTATGCATCACGATCCCGATTTGTGGGGCGATCCTGAAGTTTTTAGACCAGAAAGATTTCTGAAGGAGGATGGGCAATTAGGCAAAGATATTTCGCTCCCCTTCGGTTTCGGTAAGTCGATATATATACtctaataaagtttaattctGCCAAATTTTGTTGCATGTATAAAATATCCatcagattaaatttaataacaaaaaaattaattgttcttttGTATAGGTCATCGGCTATGCGCAGGAGAAACTTATGCTAGATTTAACTTGTTCGGGACATTGGCTCTTCTGCTACAAAACTTTAACTTCTTCTTCGTTGAGGGTGAACCATCGAGTCTTAAGGACAAAGTACCGGGCATAACCGTCATTCCCAAAGAGCTGTGGATACGCTTCGAATTACGTTAATATCCGTTATTTTATCAGTAATAATCGAAAATAAATAACAGGGCATGTCACTTATCAATCTCTTAATAAATGTGCAAATCATGAGTTATCACGCAGTACAGATTAATAATGCATATACCTCATATTCTGTACTGATAATTTATGATTTGCACATCTATTAAGAGATTGATAAGTGACATGCCCTGTTACTTATtacaaattatctttttaattttataagaagaAAGTTTTTTGTTTGATAAGAATATATGTTCGTTGATAAGAATATATGTCTGTCGcgtataatacataattaaattaaatctcaTTGCCTACTCTTAATTGCTGATCGAATTGCGAAATTATCTTGTAAAATTCCAAATgcgcaattaattattaacattaagccaattaaaaagaagtaaacaatttttaatattgcattatattgaaatatttcaaatttatgttaCAAATGAGATAAAAGTAATTACAGTTTGCAACACTAATAATTACGagagaatttatttctttcgaGTTTCACATATGATACATCTTTTATCGAGTAAAAACGGAGAAA
Protein-coding regions in this window:
- the LOC113003430 gene encoding uncharacterized protein LOC113003430, with translation MSPLLILILTLLIVYKLYRFAYDKPPNTPPGIIRLPIGGSYWMLLWGNYKFPYMTIDYYVKKLKSKIISCYMGDHFVIIVNDYKNIKEVLARDEFDGRVSAPFLLDRSFGKNLGIFFVDGPKWHEQRRFALRHMRDFGFGRRQEKLESEIMDEMSLLLDIMKNGPIYDEEKQILKGNLAFFPNILHASAGNNIWNIMFGHRFDRSEHDMPRRLCRAAVMLQKANDTTGGAIFQRPFLKYFGNMFGYKNHMIASNILNNTVKKYLEYQKYSMNENDERGFIDRYIKKLNEDDNSNNFTEEQLIILLVDFMFPALSALSGVITHIIKYLMHYPKIMEKVRNEIDNVVGTGRLVTWEDRKDLPYLEAIIRETLRIETITPLSVIHRTLKKTMLGGYEIPANTPIFTNLAAMHHDPELWGDPEVFRPERFLTEDGQLGKDISLPFGFGHRLCAGETYARYNMFGTVALLLQNFNFFFVEGEPSSLEDKDPGLVVFPKDLWIRFESRYPCSVQVMSPFLIVILTFLLVYKLYRFVYDKPPNAPPGIIRIPIGGSYWMLLWGNYKFPHMTIDYYVKKLKSKIISCYFGDQFVVIANDYESIKQVLAREEFDGRVTAPFLLDRSFGKDLGIFFIDGPKWHEQRRFALRHMRDFGFGRRQEKLESEIMDEMSLLLDIMKNGPIYDEEKQILKGNLALFPDILYASSGNNIWNVMFGHRFDRSEHDVPRRLCRAAVMFQRANDTTGGAILQRPFLKYFGNMFGYKNHMKASNIMEDIVKKYLEHQKASVSENDDRGFIDRYLKKLNEEDKTDNFTEEQLIVLLIDIMFPAFSALPGVITHIIKYLVHHPRVMEKVRNEIDNVVGTGRLATWEDRKHLPYLEATIRETMRIETVTPLSLAHRSVKKITLGGYEIPANTAIFTNLAAMHHDPDLWGDPEVFRPERFLKEDGQLGKDISLPFGFGHRLCAGETYARFNLFGTLALLLQNFNFFFVEGEPSSLKDKVPGITVIPKELWIRFELR